One segment of Mycoplasma sp. E35C DNA contains the following:
- a CDS encoding ABC transporter permease gives MTKQRQFYVYFSFLMRQIVKKPFVWATFFVYFLMLLVILLIFPLVQRISSTEYWNNPVIKISTFIVPVASIFGIMLAMFLFKQGESDGTELIIIAKPVSRKIYVSAKYLVLFLVSLIFSFLISLMGLIAKINPLLSEENMADLMLGIFIGTFINSLFFGSLSILISFGLSKNSTIVTVFLATFLLNFQTPLSQLFFDRPSTILRTKNILLNDVEIQTKKRSNSNKPSAKLIVYQANPNESNSNNQSIKELYEWAETQSFYNNSYYINLGNAVNSIYNLQSLSPDKNSSINFLALNTKYKFEKVFNPNEFHNVDLYIPTSSKTGAFNLTRYKAFLTNPDPNKNTGQIRAIIPPTYSYLDEQTNNYKTENASYDLYPNQYNEDEILTNLFNHFYDEVYTSTDNSQQKSIEAIISEMVEKYSMMEYENTEETKKTLMREFSSDISLLNELFRTPNLMYKFIKAVDNTQGLSNKEAARAVFKRRVETFYALSDTNDLTILSKNLANYKKTIDAKDTLFKNIPDADNYEEFKNYIPPAASLILNNYIDINSFKNLSVQNFKLLFYHRIFSNYLALYLGGIISTDRIRQEIENDNKKQPYYVNLKFNLIRDDQINDVFEAQRLPIINPWIIVIVMIAISASLLGISAVLYYSKDYA, from the coding sequence ATGACAAAACAAAGACAATTTTATGTTTATTTTAGTTTTTTAATGCGTCAAATCGTTAAAAAACCATTTGTTTGAGCGACATTTTTTGTTTATTTTTTAATGTTGCTTGTGATACTTTTGATCTTTCCTTTAGTACAAAGAATTTCATCGACTGAATATTGAAATAATCCTGTTATCAAGATTTCAACTTTCATAGTGCCAGTTGCTTCAATTTTTGGCATTATGTTAGCGATGTTTTTATTTAAACAAGGTGAAAGCGATGGTACAGAGCTTATTATTATTGCTAAACCTGTATCAAGAAAAATCTATGTATCAGCCAAATACTTAGTCTTATTTTTGGTATCACTAATATTCAGTTTCTTGATTTCATTAATGGGTTTAATTGCCAAAATCAATCCATTATTAAGTGAAGAAAACATGGCTGATTTAATGCTTGGTATTTTTATTGGAACATTCATTAATTCGTTATTTTTTGGTTCGCTTTCAATCTTAATTTCATTCGGATTATCAAAAAATAGCACAATTGTAACTGTTTTTTTAGCCACATTTTTATTAAATTTCCAAACCCCTTTATCACAACTATTTTTTGATCGACCATCAACAATTTTAAGAACAAAAAACATCTTATTAAACGATGTTGAAATTCAAACCAAAAAAAGATCTAATAGCAATAAACCATCAGCAAAGCTGATAGTTTATCAAGCTAATCCAAATGAAAGCAATTCAAACAATCAATCAATTAAAGAATTATACGAATGAGCTGAAACACAAAGCTTTTATAATAATTCTTACTACATTAATTTAGGTAATGCGGTTAATTCTATTTATAACCTACAAAGTTTATCGCCAGATAAAAATAGCTCAATTAACTTCTTAGCATTAAATACTAAATATAAATTCGAAAAAGTTTTTAATCCTAATGAGTTTCATAATGTTGATTTATATATTCCAACATCATCAAAAACTGGTGCGTTTAATTTAACCAGATATAAAGCTTTTTTAACTAATCCAGATCCTAATAAGAACACAGGACAAATCAGAGCGATTATTCCACCTACTTATAGTTATTTAGATGAACAAACTAATAATTATAAAACTGAAAATGCTAGTTATGATTTATATCCAAACCAGTATAATGAAGATGAAATTTTAACTAATTTATTTAATCATTTTTATGATGAAGTTTATACTTCAACAGATAATAGCCAACAAAAATCAATTGAAGCTATCATATCTGAAATGGTAGAAAAATACAGCATGATGGAATATGAAAATACTGAAGAAACCAAAAAAACCTTAATGCGTGAGTTTTCTTCTGATATTTCATTATTAAACGAATTATTCAGAACACCAAACTTGATGTATAAATTCATTAAAGCTGTTGATAATACACAAGGTTTATCAAATAAAGAAGCAGCCAGAGCTGTGTTTAAAAGAAGAGTTGAAACCTTTTATGCTTTGTCTGATACCAATGATTTAACAATTCTTAGTAAGAATTTAGCTAATTACAAAAAAACTATTGATGCAAAAGATACATTATTTAAGAATATTCCTGATGCTGATAATTATGAAGAATTTAAAAATTACATTCCACCAGCAGCTAGTTTAATTCTTAATAATTACATTGACATTAATTCTTTTAAAAATTTAAGTGTTCAAAACTTTAAGTTGTTATTTTATCACCGTATTTTTAGTAACTACTTAGCATTATATTTAGGCGGAATTATAAGCACTGATCGAATTAGACAAGAGATTGAAAACGATAATAAAAAACAACCATACTATGTTAATCTTAAATTTAATTTAATCAGGGATGATCAAATTAATGATGTCTTTGAAGCACAAAGATTACCAATCATAAATCCTTGAATTATTGTGATTGTGATGATTGCAATTTCAGCATCATTATTAGGAATTTCAGCAGTTTTATATTATTCAAAAGATTATGCTTAA
- a CDS encoding ABC transporter ATP-binding protein, protein MLNNENILEVFDLTKQFKKKQPPVINKLNFTVKKNQYHVFIGANGAGKTTTIKTIIGAFKKTSGKILIKGIDSEIPQSRKCIGYVPEISRFPNTLTTLEYLTWMGRLSGLNKNQAKELIIKKLNEFNMIKLADANPNKFSSGQKKKIILIQALLTNPELLILDEPTANLDPKARIEFLNFIKELQIKDKTSIFISSHVLTEVDQYANSITILDGGKVVFSGELDEINKNGLNDKKYVLKVKDISAAKKIFNQAKINWIFNEKNEEFYLYLENEIIANDLLHDLVLEKNTIYHFAKHIFSINEIYEHYIKVGSVQTAK, encoded by the coding sequence ATGCTTAATAACGAAAATATTTTAGAAGTTTTTGACTTAACAAAACAGTTTAAGAAAAAACAACCACCAGTTATAAATAAGTTAAATTTTACGGTAAAAAAGAACCAATATCATGTTTTTATTGGTGCTAATGGCGCTGGTAAAACAACAACAATTAAAACAATAATTGGTGCATTTAAAAAAACTAGTGGAAAGATCTTAATTAAGGGTATAGATAGTGAAATTCCCCAATCTAGAAAATGTATTGGTTATGTTCCTGAAATTTCCAGATTTCCTAACACTTTAACTACACTTGAATATTTAACTTGAATGGGACGATTGTCAGGTTTAAATAAAAATCAAGCTAAAGAATTAATTATCAAAAAACTCAATGAGTTTAATATGATTAAATTAGCTGATGCTAATCCTAATAAATTTTCATCAGGTCAAAAGAAAAAGATTATTTTAATTCAAGCATTATTAACTAATCCTGAATTATTAATCCTAGACGAACCAACTGCTAACTTAGATCCAAAAGCTAGAATTGAATTCTTGAATTTTATTAAAGAATTGCAAATCAAAGATAAAACTTCAATCTTCATTTCGTCTCATGTATTAACCGAAGTTGATCAGTATGCTAATAGCATTACCATTCTTGATGGTGGTAAAGTTGTTTTTAGTGGTGAGTTGGATGAAATTAATAAAAATGGATTGAACGATAAAAAATATGTCTTAAAAGTTAAAGACATATCTGCTGCTAAAAAAATCTTTAATCAAGCAAAAATTAATTGAATATTTAACGAAAAAAACGAAGAATTTTATCTGTATTTAGAAAATGAAATTATTGCTAATGATTTATTGCATGATTTAGTTTTAGAAAAAAACACAATTTATCATTTTGCTAAACACATATTTTCAATCAATGAAATCTATGAACACTATATTAAAGTGGGTTCAGTTCAAACTGCTAAATAG
- a CDS encoding TIGR00282 family metallophosphoesterase, which produces MKILFLGDIFGLNGRKIIKKHLKSLIKNYAVDYVIANAENCTHGKGLSKQHYNELMSYGIDFFTMGNHTWAKKEVFDILKTKDNIVRPYNLDPSFQYANVGVGTNVVKVKNKTIRITNLLGEAVKLNFSLTNPFHDLNKIVENDQSDLHIVDFHAETTSEKNALGVYFDGRVSAILGTHTHIPTADLRITPRKMVYVTDVGLCGPGFGSVIGARAQNAIIKFLDHNERFRLEVSPLGAQLNAILMEFDDKTNKAIHTERIQILEDDDVAYLEENFNTI; this is translated from the coding sequence ATGAAGATTCTTTTTTTAGGTGATATCTTTGGTTTAAATGGTAGAAAGATCATCAAAAAACACTTGAAATCATTGATCAAAAATTATGCAGTTGATTATGTGATAGCAAACGCTGAAAACTGCACGCACGGTAAAGGGTTATCTAAACAACACTATAACGAATTGATGAGTTATGGCATTGATTTTTTTACAATGGGGAACCACACCTGGGCTAAAAAAGAAGTTTTTGACATCCTTAAAACAAAAGATAATATCGTTCGACCATACAACTTAGATCCAAGTTTTCAGTATGCTAATGTTGGTGTGGGAACAAATGTTGTTAAAGTTAAAAATAAAACAATCAGAATTACCAATTTGTTAGGTGAAGCTGTTAAATTAAACTTTAGTTTAACCAATCCATTTCATGATTTAAATAAGATTGTTGAAAATGATCAATCTGATTTGCATATTGTTGATTTTCACGCCGAAACAACAAGTGAAAAAAATGCCTTAGGCGTTTATTTTGACGGTAGAGTTTCAGCAATCCTTGGAACTCACACCCACATTCCAACAGCCGATTTAAGAATCACGCCAAGAAAAATGGTTTATGTTACTGATGTTGGTTTGTGTGGTCCTGGGTTTGGTAGTGTTATTGGGGCAAGAGCACAAAATGCAATCATCAAATTCTTAGATCATAATGAACGTTTTAGACTAGAAGTATCTCCATTAGGAGCGCAATTAAATGCAATTCTAATGGAATTTGATGACAAAACAAATAAAGCAATTCATACTGAAAGAATTCAAATTCTAGAAGATGATGACGTTGCTTATTTAGAAGAAAATTTTAATACTATTTAG
- a CDS encoding 5-formyltetrahydrofolate cyclo-ligase, translated as MQSQNNNLIRTKILEQLKAFANTDQKPKLDQLLTNQVYDFINQNQYRKIGIFSNLFYEFDTSSLIKKLLANQYQVFLPRIEQNDEMNFYQIQDFNFLYDQKFKIKQPIADIKSLNNDLDLFIVPSVSINNKNIRLGHGGGYYDRFFAKLKSKNYKISIAYDFMLNDEFDIDQFDTKIDRIFLI; from the coding sequence ATGCAAAGCCAGAATAATAACTTAATAAGAACTAAAATATTAGAACAATTAAAAGCGTTTGCTAACACAGATCAAAAGCCAAAACTTGATCAGTTATTAACTAATCAAGTCTATGATTTTATTAACCAAAATCAATATAGAAAAATCGGGATTTTTAGTAACTTATTTTATGAATTTGATACAAGTTCTTTAATAAAGAAATTATTAGCTAATCAATATCAAGTTTTTTTACCAAGAATTGAACAAAATGATGAAATGAATTTTTATCAAATTCAAGATTTTAACTTTTTGTATGATCAAAAATTTAAAATCAAACAGCCAATTGCTGACATTAAATCATTAAATAATGATTTAGATTTATTTATCGTTCCATCAGTTAGCATTAATAACAAAAACATTCGCCTAGGTCATGGTGGTGGATATTATGATCGATTTTTTGCTAAATTAAAATCCAAAAATTATAAAATATCAATAGCTTATGATTTTATGTTAAATGATGAATTTGACATCGACCAATTTGATACAAAAATTGATCGTATTTTTTTAATATAA
- a CDS encoding ATP-dependent helicase, whose protein sequence is MNNYLKGLNKQQYEIVTSDLVPLFVVAGAGTGKTKVLTSRIAFLIEHFNIPEHKILAITFTNKAAKEMHHRLLGLLNKEKVKVNFKTFHGFCAQVLREEVHSIEGLDPKFNILDEVDQSKIIDDLLKSEKYQHYYAYYSDFKRTRIMSVINDAKTYNLTIRQFLKSDVNKLGENYIFIPAVLEALDRFYHDYQKALIELNAIDFNDLLNVTYKLFNENQLVLKKWQNRYEAILVDEFQDTNEIQYKIVKLLREKNHNFLLVGDPDQSIYGWRGASSEIGDSISEDFIDLNIKYLTQNYRSKQAILNLANEAIKHNNSRYFKSLISYDLTDLGNKPKWVHFYNTDYQNRFVIEQIKEMVDSKKCSYSDFAILYRTNFSSLTLEKLIKENRIPYEIYGGYKFFLRKEIKDLIAYLKLVDTNDDIAFERIINTPKRSIGESALAEIKQVAQKRNITQFEALNYLDETNLKTNAKNNVNKFKKLIESLRDQQDSLTPSKTLKIIIGQTNYQDFIAEPSKINAVNEFSDFILNYEKEYQQESNELLTINDFIENLALESDIDSNQNIKNKNALKLMTIHSAKGLEFENVFIINMNENIMPSSRAINAFNSKEKIAEERRIAYVAYTRAKKQLWICSHQDREQRTGDQYLPSRFLNEISDDVVDKQDNSKIITKRYDFLTDEDGWYDSKKNSSTLNAWNSTQSEEHDYFISEVIYHKIFGEGIVREINDSTIKVTFKDKKAGTQEILKNHKLISYAKPE, encoded by the coding sequence ATGAATAACTATCTAAAAGGTTTAAATAAACAACAATATGAAATTGTGACTAGTGACTTAGTTCCGCTTTTTGTCGTAGCAGGAGCTGGCACTGGTAAAACTAAGGTTTTAACTTCACGAATTGCTTTTTTAATTGAGCATTTCAATATTCCTGAACATAAAATTTTAGCCATCACTTTTACTAACAAAGCTGCTAAAGAAATGCACCATCGTTTGTTAGGGCTTTTAAATAAAGAAAAAGTAAAGGTTAATTTTAAAACCTTCCATGGTTTTTGTGCTCAAGTATTAAGAGAAGAAGTTCATAGCATTGAAGGATTAGATCCAAAATTCAATATTCTGGACGAAGTTGATCAATCAAAAATCATTGATGATTTATTAAAATCTGAAAAATACCAACACTATTATGCTTATTATTCTGATTTCAAAAGAACCAGAATAATGTCAGTAATCAATGATGCTAAAACCTATAATTTAACAATCCGTCAATTCTTAAAATCTGATGTAAATAAATTAGGTGAAAATTACATTTTCATACCAGCAGTGCTTGAAGCACTTGATCGTTTTTATCATGATTATCAAAAAGCATTAATTGAATTAAATGCAATCGATTTTAATGACTTATTAAATGTTACTTATAAGTTGTTTAATGAAAACCAATTAGTTTTAAAGAAGTGGCAAAATCGATATGAAGCAATTTTAGTTGATGAGTTCCAAGATACTAATGAAATTCAATATAAAATTGTTAAATTATTAAGAGAAAAAAACCATAACTTTTTATTAGTAGGTGATCCTGATCAATCAATCTACGGTTGACGTGGTGCTAGTAGTGAAATTGGTGATTCAATTAGTGAAGATTTTATTGATTTAAATATTAAATATTTAACGCAAAATTATCGTTCAAAACAAGCAATTTTAAATCTAGCAAATGAGGCAATTAAACATAACAATAGCCGTTATTTTAAATCTTTAATTTCTTATGATTTAACTGATTTAGGTAATAAACCTAAATGAGTTCATTTTTATAACACTGATTATCAAAACCGTTTTGTTATTGAACAAATTAAAGAAATGGTCGATTCAAAAAAATGTTCATACTCAGATTTTGCAATCTTATATCGAACCAATTTTAGTTCATTAACATTAGAAAAATTAATTAAAGAAAATCGTATTCCATATGAAATTTATGGTGGTTATAAATTCTTTTTAAGAAAAGAAATTAAGGACTTAATTGCTTATCTAAAATTAGTTGATACAAACGATGATATTGCTTTTGAACGAATTATCAATACACCAAAAAGATCAATCGGTGAAAGTGCGTTAGCTGAAATCAAGCAAGTTGCGCAAAAAAGAAATATCACACAATTTGAAGCATTAAATTATTTAGATGAAACTAACTTAAAAACGAATGCTAAAAATAATGTCAATAAGTTTAAAAAACTTATTGAAAGTTTAAGAGACCAACAAGATAGTTTGACTCCATCTAAAACATTAAAAATCATAATTGGTCAAACTAACTATCAAGATTTTATTGCTGAACCTTCTAAGATCAATGCTGTTAATGAGTTTTCTGATTTCATCTTGAATTATGAAAAAGAATACCAACAAGAAAGTAATGAATTATTAACAATCAACGATTTTATTGAAAATTTAGCATTAGAAAGTGATATTGACAGCAATCAAAATATCAAGAATAAAAACGCACTAAAATTAATGACTATTCATAGTGCTAAGGGTTTAGAATTTGAAAATGTTTTCATCATTAATATGAATGAAAACATTATGCCAAGTTCAAGAGCAATCAATGCGTTTAATTCCAAAGAAAAAATTGCAGAAGAACGCAGAATTGCATATGTTGCTTACACTCGTGCTAAAAAGCAATTATGAATTTGTTCGCATCAAGATCGCGAACAACGAACTGGCGATCAATATCTTCCTTCAAGATTTTTAAATGAAATTAGTGATGATGTAGTTGATAAACAAGATAATTCAAAAATCATAACTAAACGCTATGATTTTTTAACCGATGAAGATGGTTGGTATGATAGCAAGAAAAATTCATCAACTCTTAACGCATGAAACTCAACTCAAAGTGAAGAGCACGATTATTTTATTAGTGAAGTAATTTATCACAAAATCTTTGGTGAAGGTATTGTTAGAGAAATTAATGACTCAACAATTAAAGTAACTTTTAAAGATAAAAAAGCAGGCACGCAAGAGATCTTAAAAAATCATAAATTGATTAGTTATGCAAAGCCAGAATAA
- a CDS encoding RDD family protein — MDVIFYNQQKNIKEKYEPAKASLRIFAGLFDLFFVSLITFGVNYLINFLFDKYWTDYLISVFFIVVAINTFILFSLYFVLIPYLTKGKTLFRLAFKIQLIERQEYKKYIGHLFLHNLLIYGLLVGIILLMGISLFAFDKKEQIRITNLFLVINILNQPIHIIIFISIFRGFYSIYALILFIIFASIIVRSKKIALHDSIAHLVMIDLKTKVDLIKINEPITPSKIEINLPGNFEIES, encoded by the coding sequence ATGGATGTTATCTTTTATAACCAACAAAAAAACATTAAAGAAAAATACGAACCAGCAAAAGCATCTTTAAGAATTTTTGCTGGTTTGTTTGATTTATTTTTTGTTAGTTTAATTACTTTTGGTGTTAATTATTTAATTAATTTCTTATTTGATAAATATTGAACTGATTATTTGATTAGCGTCTTTTTTATTGTTGTAGCAATCAATACTTTTATTTTATTTAGCTTATATTTTGTTTTAATTCCTTATTTAACTAAGGGTAAAACGTTATTTCGTTTAGCTTTTAAGATTCAACTAATTGAGCGACAAGAATACAAAAAATATATTGGTCATTTGTTCTTGCATAATTTATTAATTTACGGATTGTTGGTTGGCATTATCTTATTGATGGGAATAAGTTTATTTGCATTTGATAAGAAAGAACAAATTAGGATTACTAATTTGTTCTTGGTAATTAACATCTTAAATCAACCAATTCATATCATTATTTTTATTAGTATTTTTAGAGGGTTTTATTCAATTTATGCATTAATTTTATTCATTATTTTTGCTTCAATCATCGTACGTTCTAAAAAAATTGCACTGCATGATTCAATAGCGCATTTAGTGATGATTGATTTAAAAACTAAAGTTGATTTAATTAAAATTAATGAACCAATTACACCAAGCAAAATTGAAATAAATCTACCAGGTAATTTTGAGATCGAATCATAA
- a CDS encoding glycosyltransferase family 2 protein: MSKISIIYYLSQEIINLKTSLNSLFNINNLKDHELIFVNDDVNENVIKIWQTELSKYPDLDYQIVNVSQSLGMGEAFNLGIQLASGEYTLLTNQLVTFKPAILDDLNNVIKELNNEVDVINFLIDEPSFYDVKKEIADAKNNNLEIYETFNKSLILKSSLNFYDKLFKTKLLVDEKIKFNTTHYQPGIFVLKVYGKAKKCVLFKKVAAKRRKEISLGNNIYDILFQINQFDHLKKVNEWNDKYQAELEFAAVITTYYHFISLLLTSNFSDYNKRNAIKITHELLLRFYPKYEKNKYLQEISDPLWKDYFLKFKPKLSWIQTKFNDSK; this comes from the coding sequence ATGTCAAAAATTTCAATCATTTATTATCTTAGCCAAGAGATTATCAATTTAAAAACTTCTTTAAACTCTTTATTCAACATTAACAATCTCAAAGATCATGAGCTAATCTTTGTCAATGATGATGTTAATGAAAATGTGATTAAAATTTGACAAACAGAATTAAGCAAGTATCCTGATTTAGATTATCAAATTGTTAATGTTTCACAATCACTAGGAATGGGTGAAGCTTTTAATCTAGGTATTCAGTTAGCTAGTGGCGAATATACTTTATTAACCAACCAATTAGTTACTTTTAAACCAGCTATTCTTGATGACTTAAATAATGTTATCAAAGAACTAAATAACGAAGTTGATGTTATTAATTTCTTAATTGACGAACCTTCTTTTTATGATGTTAAAAAAGAAATTGCTGATGCTAAAAATAACAATTTAGAAATCTATGAAACTTTTAATAAAAGTTTAATTTTAAAATCATCACTTAATTTTTATGACAAACTATTTAAAACTAAATTATTAGTTGATGAAAAAATTAAGTTTAATACAACTCACTACCAACCAGGTATTTTTGTATTAAAAGTTTATGGCAAGGCTAAAAAATGTGTGTTGTTCAAAAAAGTAGCAGCTAAGCGTAGAAAAGAAATCAGCTTAGGTAACAACATTTATGACATCTTGTTTCAAATCAACCAGTTTGATCACCTTAAAAAAGTTAATGAATGAAATGATAAATACCAAGCTGAATTAGAATTTGCTGCTGTTATTACAACTTATTATCACTTCATTTCATTATTATTAACTTCAAACTTCTCAGATTACAACAAACGTAACGCAATTAAAATTACTCACGAATTGTTGTTAAGATTTTATCCAAAATACGAAAAGAACAAATACCTTCAAGAAATTTCAGATCCTTTATGAAAAGATTATTTCTTGAAGTTTAAACCTAAATTATCTTGAATTCAAACAAAATTTAATGATAGTAAATAA